GTGGTTGGCGTGAGCGGGAGAAAGCCCGGGAGGAGAGCTGGGGTCCTCCTCGTGGTGGTGCCCAGGATGACGAGGATGATGATGGAGAGGGAAGATCCGGTGACCGCTTCAGGGACCGTCCTCCACCCAGGTGGGTCTGACCTGAATGAATGCATTAAATGAACAAAAGGAAATCAGTGACTTGTTTAGTGAGTTGTCGCAGTTGTTAATGGTGGGACTCTGTATTCAGAGAGGAGAACACCTGGAGGAGAGCGGGCACAGAGGAAGGGAGCAATTGGAGAAGTTCTCGCCGAGAGGACACTGACCGTGATGATCGCCGCGATGATCGTCGTGACAGAGATGATCGCCGTGACCGTGAAGATCGCCGTGGTGACCGTCGTGATAGAGACCGCCGTGATGATGAACAGAGAGGCCCACCCAGAGAGCAGGATGAAGGTAAAGCAGAGCGTTAACTAAGAATGACCATAACCATtacacactgtagtttttaagaTTTGTGACATTATTGATATGGTTAACAAAACCCTGAGCACCTCTGCACAACATTCAGGCTTCAGATTTGTCAGATATACTCTGATCAATGAAGCTCATTACACTATAGCAGCCATCTTAACACAATGATCTTGACAGGATCTACATGGTAAAATAGGTGTTTCTTAACGCTTCAGCACTCTCGTAGTTCCAAACAGTTGGGTATATTAAGTGGAGTGTCGTTTTCAGCCAGCAGATGTCACTATTTACCTGTTTAATTAATGCTTGAGTGTTCCCGCCAAGACACCCAGTTCAGACAAATTTAATAAACTTTTGAACTCAGGTTGTTCTTATAAAAATGTTACATCAGTGCTTGGACATTTCCTAATGAGCAGCTTTGTTTCCTCAGGAGGCTCCTGGCGCCGTGGAGGTGATAAGCGGGAAGAACGGGACAGGGACCAGCCAAGGGAGCGTGACCGTGAGGTTGAGGGAGATAGGACCTGGCGTACTGACAAAGAAAACCCTCGTCGCACTAAGAACGAGACAGATGATGATGGCTGGACTACTGTCCGCCGCTGAATCCCAACGTCTGCATCCAATTGGCTCAGTTAATGATGAATTGGTTTTGAAAAATATGACTACAAGCTTCTGATACTTCTGTGCGTTGCTcctttgaatgaatgaaatattcGTAGACAGTAGTTTTCCTGGGAAATGTTTTCctttcatctttattttgacTTCCAACAGTTCTGAACCAGAGACCCCACCACCACACAAAACACCATCAACCAATGAAATGTGTGCACTCAGACCTCATGCAAACCATTAATGTAGACTTGACTGCCCCCAGTGGTTAGGAGTGTTATCACCCAAAATGATCACGTGAAATTGACTCCTGAAAACCAGTGTACCAACAGCTTTCAATGCAAGTTCACTATATCACCAACTGCCTCTTTTAAACAATTAACCATTTCATGTATGTTACATCACAGCACAGATCCACAACTCTTGTTATGGCAGCGATGATAAATCTGTCATCTGCTTCAGTGATCTCTGCTCTTCATGTAATATTTCAGATACTTCATAACCTGTTCAATGAGTGGAACTTCCATTTTGATGTGCATGCTTAGAATATTCAATTGGTCTCCTGATAAACAGTGTGTGCTTCTATCTCCCGCTGCAATCAACGGTATCAAACCAGGTTGCATGTGTACAGATAAAGCCTTTATTAATAAAGATGTTTGCTCACCGCTTACTTGTTCATTTTGTCTCAGTCAATATTATCATTAAAGATTGTAGCACATACAGATGTTTTTAGTGTGGTATTGCTAAGGTTTTGTCCAGTCCAgagggggcaaaatattaggaacacttttcaatatagtGCGCTCCAATAAACCACCAGCACCCACTATCACCTcaataataacataattatcacctttctgacaatgtcaacaaaaagtgaaaatgtataagcttaaTAAAAGAAGCTGTTGTATTAAATTGCACAGGTGTTATAAGAAAGTGCTTGGTGACATGTAACCAACACAACACTCAAAGCTTTTCCTGATATCAAACTGCTCCTGATGATGATTTTTAAGTGAAGCTGAAAGCTCGAGACTGGAATAACGCATCAGACATTTTTTGGGAGTGACTTTATTCTTGTATGTGTTCAATATCAATGGATCTCCTggtttgtagaaaaaaaagtttaataagtcACTTAAGACTGTGGTTCCCAAACTGGAGGTTGAGACCCCGGTCAAGTGGTCACAGGATACATTTCAGAAGTTaggccttttttaaaacatactttctGACTTACCAATAGTAGGAAAAGTACAGGTGTCACTactaacattaacaatggctctgttcatACAAGTGTGCTTTGaaagtgtgacagtgagccagcgtGAACAATATCAGGACCCTAAAACTAAAGCAGCTCAATTgaattcatccatccatcataaAGTTTATTAattacacttgtgcttttctacagtgacatgcaaaaaaaaaaagtcttctgtGGAAATACTGTTTGGAAAAGcagaaacatatttcagtgacacaaagtaaaaataaaatcagactCTACTCAGATCTGTTTCCTCGTATGTGATTTACtatgaataataaattaaataaggatgagaaaaaaacagtatttgaaCTGGTTCCAACCTAACGACATCAAGGAGCTACAAGTAACCATCGCTTTGGTTTAAGTGTCACAAGCGCCACAAATCTTCGGGAAACGTTGACTTAATATGTCAGAATAATTGATTTACAAACATCATGTTATTATACATAAATCCAAGTTATTAGAAATGAATCCTTTTTGTACCTCTGACAAATTGTGAAATGTGCAAACACAACTTGAGGAAGTGTGTTGGTGGTCTGTGTAAACTGAAGAACAACAACTTCTACATATTAGTGAGTTTGaacatttcttcatttgttGCCTCTCTTGGTACCTACAGATCCTCTGACTGTGTTTTGGGGAATATTTGATCATTATTTCACGCTTGTTTGTGACCACTAGAGGTCGGTAAAGCACCATGGAGAGGAGCGCCACACTGCACACAGTGAAAGCAGGCAAAGTGTGTTGCTTCATGTCTGATCAGCATTCAACTGAGCTGTGTGAAACTCAggaaaatacaaacatgcagGCAGGCAGTTGTGAGTATGCAGACAATTAGAAAATCCAATAACATTagttataaaaaagaaaaaagaaaaaacaaaactatccaacatgcaaaacatttccTTACAAAATATGTTTGACACGTATAGTAAATGTCTTTTATTCGCATGCCCCGATCTATATGATGAAGCCACAAtgatactaataataataataataacggtAGCagcctaataataataatgataataatatgaCTCATTAAAATCATGattgatatttattatttgacTATTAAAAACCAAAAGGCTGTGCCAGATTAAATGAACTGACAGACCATcgcaaataaaacatttaaaataaataacctCCCATTGATTCCTCATAGTGTTGTCGGTTTAATCATGTAACCTGGATCCACacattttaaagatgtcacATCGTGCTTGTGATGTGTTGTACAGCTGTTGACGCTCTCAACCCATTTTAATCtacagtttgtattttcttccaCACAAACACTTGACTCACCCGCACAAATAAAACCTCAACTTGTCCATAAGCCTCGTATGTGCAGGTGTATAGAAACGATATAACTAATGATACAATTAACGATATTAATAATTGTGCCCacattgaaataaatatttataataataataataatagaaatctGTGTTCCCTTAAAGGacaaattaaatacaacaaTTCCATCAAAagtctaaaaacaaacaaacaacaacagaaacagaaatgtatgaaaatatattatttaagcAGACATGCAGTATTATGCATCTATTCGTTTAAGCAGCCTCAGTAACATCAGGAGAACTGCGCGCGCTGTTAGTGTGTATTATTTATTGAGGAGGGCCCTCGGTGCGGCCATGGCTGCAGCTCCTAGTCacggatgcacacacacacacacacacacacacacaaacatacacacacacacggggctGACAGGCTGCAGTCACACAGGTAGGCTCCTCCAATAAACACCTGTGCGTTTTTGCTTTGAATGACTGTGACACACAGCGACTGATCGGCGGGAAGCTGCTGCGTGAACTGTGAAGACCCTGTCAGGCTTCACGTCGTGTCCCGTACAGCTGACAGAAGCTCTGAAATCTTTACTGAAGCTCGTTTGTGTCTCCCAGACGTCCCATCCAGCAGATATTAAGAGCGACTTCAATTTTAAACGCACCCTAATAGAATCTGAGGGGAAATGAAAACGAGCAGAAACTAAACTAGAACAATTATGTACATAAAGCAGTTAGAAAACCATCGCCAGGAACAAAATTGGGAAATAAATGAAGGCCGACCAATGCAATTAATGTGCTGCTAAATATTATCTGCGCCGGATAGCCTCGAAAATAAACCTCAACACAGCTGATTTGATGTCTGCGCAACATTGTTGagcataatttaaaataataacttgCTAGTACTATCAGTGCACCccccactttaaaaaaaaaaaatcagtttgaacCTGTCATAGGCCGTAAATGCAAATAAGCAGTCTACCTCGAGCTTTTCTACTGGTTCAGATGAGTGTGTTAAATGTCCTGGAGATATGTGCgcgtgagtgtgtttgtgtgtgtgtgtgtgtgtttgtgtgcgcgcgtgcgtACGGGGGGCTCCTCTCTGGACGAATCCGTTCCGTTGCGCGTTCGAGTCCGCCTCTCCGCGCCCCTGCTTCCCATTGACGCACTTTTTAAGCGTCTTCCCCTTCTCCACCTTAAGGCGAGCAGCAGCGGCAGCGACCAATCACCATGCCATTACAGCCTTCAGAGGAAGCTGTTTATGGGACTGCAGCGCTAATTAGGCTCATGAACTAACAAATCTGCCCGCACGAAGCCGGCGAGGAAAACGATCACATCCATGGATTAGTCTGGGAGTAGCTGAGCACTTTTTATTTTGGCTTTCTCGACACTGCCGCCTTTTCTCAACTTATTTACTGCgcagaaactttcccccttttCTTGGGTGTGGAGTATTTTTTAAGCGAGAGCGCCTACGACGACTTCACCTTAAACTGGGGAATCTGGACTATCAGACCATGTTTCAACCTACACCCAAGAGGTGTTTTACTATAGAGTCTTTAGTGGCGAAGGATAATCCTGTACCGGCGTCCCGCTCCGAGGAGCCCATCAGGCCAGCGGCTCTCAGCTATGCAAACTCCGGCCAGATGAACCCGTTTCTGAACGGCTTTCACTCCGGCGGCAGGGGCGTCTACTCTAACCCGGACTTGGTGTTTGCCGAGGCGGTCTCTCATCCGCCAAACTCCGCCGTCCCGGTGCATCCGGTGGCCCCGCCGCACGCTCTGGCCGCTCACCCGCTTTCATCCCCACACAGTCCGCACCCTCTTTTCGCCAGCCAGCAAAGGGACCCCTCAACTTTCTACCCCTGGTTATTACACAGATATAGGTACTTGGGTCACAGATTTCAAGGTAAGTTCTCAAAGTGCTTCATTTGGTTCACTTTTACGCACGATACGCGCTGAGCGGCtggagagtgtttttttttcctctttccttcagCAGACAGAGCTGGACGGAATAACATAtctgtaaagctgcagcaggGCAGGTTTTAAAGCCTATCACGTCCTGTCTTCAGGACAAAACatatacactttttaaaaaatgattatttcgTTCAAATAATGAGCAGGTCTGCTTGAATttctttatttagaaaaaagagaaagcatCTCGTGCAAAGAAATAATTGTTGCCATGGCTTCTGTAGCCGTCTGCTGCTTTCACTGTCTGTCCAGCACGAAAAAAAGACCACTAGaatttttgacatgtttgttcACAGTTGGTCTGCAGCATAGCTTTAATTCTTTACGCTGTATTCATGCGTAAAAACGAAATAATGTATCACGCTGCTTCGCTCTTTTAAACTAagaattatttcacattttaactgagcttaaatagattttttgtttgattgtttttaaaggaaaaaaataaaacaatttggaGGATTATTTGAGTAGCTTATTGCTAATTTTCTAAAGCTGACATGAGTCATATTTGGGGtgattttagttttattaaGTGAACTTGGCCTGTGAGCTGTTTGGCCTCTTATCAAACTCCTTTATAATTTTTTGCTGCTGGTTGCTCATTTTATACTATTTATGCTTttgattatttgtattttttctgacaaattaaagtaaaatgaaCCTATTTAAAGGAATTTATTCAAAATTAATTTCTCAAGTTGTTTTTGGCTGATGTTTATTGCAATATTCTCATGCTGCTTCCATTTTACCTGTGATTTTGTTTACCAGAGCTGTTTGTTTAGATAATTAAATTAGGCCCAGGATTATAGCTCAGTgctctgtgttgttttcctctttcttgCATGCGGATGCTCTGACAAATGTTGGATGAAGAAAGGATATAACAGCCAATAATTTGAAATACACACGTTTAATATATTCTCTTCTTTTATTGATCGCTGTCCAGCTTCTCCTCAGACATTATCATGTATATATTTCTCAATCCTGCCCTCAGTGGACTATTGTTTCATGCGTGCGCAGGCCTGCTGTTTTGCTCTggaaatgttcatattttattacatttacaaaaaaaaacaaaaaaaaccatcatGACACATCCTCGTCTTCTGCTCGTTTTCCAGGTAATGAAACGAGTCCAGAGAGCTTCCTTTTGCACAACGCGCTGGCCAGAAAGCCCAAAAGAATCCGGACAGCTTTTTCACCTTCGCAACTCCTGCGGCTCGAACACGCGTTTGAGAAAAACCATTACGTGGTGGGAGCAGAAAGAAAGCAGCTCGCCCACAGCCTTAGCCTCACAGAAACTCAGGtaagaaacacaacattttcatCCACATTGAAGCGCCCatcatgtcatttttatttcacctGGACGCAGCTGCttgtattttgaattttgaaggCTGCTTCTTGGTGTGCTGTGTCTCGCTCTGGCCTTGCACTCTACAGTCAGCTTCACTATTATTATAAAAGGACTTTCCTCACACGACGGCTGATGATGAAGACTAtatgacttctttttttttttaaccttaacATGACACCGTGGAGCTTTTTGATAGCAGGCCGCTGTGAAGCGACCGGATGATGACGCACgcaaatgtaaaatatgcaaaacaatCATTTGAAATAATCAGCCACCGAATTGTTTCTATACACCAGAGTCCATAAATGCATGTTGTCAATCGGAGACAGAGGCTTTCTGTTGGATCAAATCCACCGACATTGTATAGGCCTAACCTCATTTTAGGAGGGGTTGAATTACTTTGTTTTGGGGGGAGAATGTTGCCTTTCAAAATGGAGGGCAAATTAACCAGTTAACCATTTTATGGGATAGGGCGATACAAAGAGCGAGGCGGGTTCAGCGAATTCCCCCTGCCATATTTAAGATGGTGTTTGAGCCCATCAGCCGCTGTCTTTTGTCCGCTTGTGTCTCCTTTGGACGCGGGGCCTTTGGAGGAGCTGAAGGGAGAAATGAACCGTCACCTACTTCAATTAGCCCACTGAAGGCTTATTTAATGCACCTCAGTTGCTATTTAAGAGCTGCAGAGTGACAAAAGCAGGGGCAGACAATTTATCGATTTAGATGTTGTTAATTCCTCACGGTACCATTTATTAACAAAGCCGAGTCCATTTAGAGGAGTGTGTTAAAATATGTGTTGGATGGGTGTAATTCCTTTATTTCGTTTCCATTCAAAGACTTGGATAAAAATACTcatagtgagaaaaaaaaaagaagctctgaCCTACTTTAGATGAAGCCTCAAAAGTTTTTCCAgacatcaaacatcaaaacatgttAGTTTATTTCAGCTGTTTGCCTcgattttatttactttttttttttaatttttagggCTTAATGTGGAATGCGGTGGATGATAAAGTGgcaccatttttatttttttataaaactgTCTGACCCTTCACAGGCTGAGCTCACTCTgtgctgtaaataaatataatatattagaGTAACAATTGTAATTCGATCATTTGGACATGAAGAGGCATGAATCCATGCTTtcctgaaaatataaataatcattGTTTATTCTGGTGCTTGTTTCCTCTGTGATGATcacctttttatttcttctgtacCGCTGTCTGCTCGTATTTAGCTCTGCCATTTAAACAAT
This genomic interval from Thunnus thynnus chromosome 14, fThuThy2.1, whole genome shotgun sequence contains the following:
- the emx2 gene encoding homeobox protein EMX2, translated to MFQPTPKRCFTIESLVAKDNPVPASRSEEPIRPAALSYANSGQMNPFLNGFHSGGRGVYSNPDLVFAEAVSHPPNSAVPVHPVAPPHALAAHPLSSPHSPHPLFASQQRDPSTFYPWLLHRYRYLGHRFQGNETSPESFLLHNALARKPKRIRTAFSPSQLLRLEHAFEKNHYVVGAERKQLAHSLSLTETQVKVWFQNRRTKFKRQKLEEEGSESQQKKKGSHHINRWRLATKQSSPEEIDVTSDD